In Triticum urartu cultivar G1812 chromosome 6, Tu2.1, whole genome shotgun sequence, the following proteins share a genomic window:
- the LOC125514390 gene encoding ADP,ATP carrier protein 2, mitochondrial, which yields MADRANHPSVMQKFGGQFHLASSFSEGVRARNICPSVPSYERRFTTSSYMTQNLGISVPMMSSSPLFANAPPEKKGVKNFAIDFLMGGVSAAVSKTAAAPIERVKLLIQNQDEMIKAGRLSEPYKGIGDCFGRTIKDEGFGSLWRGNTANVIRYFPTQALNFAFKDYFKRMFNFKKDKDGYWKWFGGNLASGGAAGASSLFFVYSLDYARTRLANDAKASKGGGDRQFNGLVDVYRKTLKSDGIAGLYRGFNISCVGIIVYRGLYFGLYDSLKPVLLTGTLQDNFFASFALGWLITNGAGLASYPIDTVRRRMMMTSGEAVKYKSSLDAFQQILAKEGAKSLFKGAGANILRAIAGAGVLSGYDQLQILFFGKKYGSGGA from the exons ATGGCGGACCGTGCTAACCACCCGTCTGTCATGCAGAAGTTTGGTGGACAGTTCCACCTTGCCTCCAGCTTCTCTGAGGGTGTTCGTGCTCGCAACATCTGCCCTTCTGTGCCATCCTATGAGAGGCGCTTCACCACAAGCAGCTACATGACTCAGAACCTTGGCATCAGTGTccccatgatgtcatcttctccaTTGTTTGCCAATGCACCACCTGAGAAGAAAGGTGTCAAGAACTTTGCAATTGACTTCCTCATGGGAGGAGTGTCTGCTGCAGTTTCCAAGACTGCTGCAGCTCCTATTGAGCGTGTTAAGCTGCTTATCCAGAACCAGGATGAGATGATCAAGGCTGGCAGGCTCTCTGAGCCATACAAGGGTATTGGTGACTGCTTTGGCCGCACCATCAAGGATGAAGGCTTTGGCTCATTGTGGAGAGGAAACACTGCTAACGTCATCCGTTACTTCCCAACTCAG GCTTTGAACTTTGCATTCAAGGATTACTTCAAGAGGATGTTCAACTTCAAGAAGGACAAGGATGGTTACTGGAAGTGGTTCGGTGGCAACCTTGCTTCTGGTGGTGCCGCTGGTGCTTCCTCGCTCTTCTTCGTGTACTCCCTGGACTATGCTAGGACAAGGCTGGCCAATGACGCAAAGGCATCCAAGGGTGGAGGTGACAGGCAATTCAATGGCCTGGTTGATGTCTACCGCAAGACTCTCAAGTCAGATGGTATTGCTGGGCTTTACCGTGGATTCAACATCTCTTGTGTTGGAATCATTGTCTACCGTGGTCTGTACTTTGGACTGTATGATTCTCTGAAGCCCGTTCTCCTCACTGGCACTCTCCAG GACAACTTCTTTGCCAGCTTTGCTCTTGGTTGGTTGATCACCAACGGTGCCGGTCTTGCATCTTACCCCATTGACACCGTCCGCAGAAGGATGATGATGACCTCCGGAGAGGCTGTCAAGTACAAGAGCTCCTTGGATGCTTTCCAGCAGATCCTGGCGAAGGAGGGTGCCAAGTCTCTCTTCAAGGGTGCTGGTGCCAACATCCTCCGTGCCATTGCTGGTGCTGGTGTGCTCTCCGGCTACGATCAGCTCCAGATCCTCTTCTTCGGCAAGAAGTACGGCTCAGGCGGTGCCTAG